From Cygnus atratus isolate AKBS03 ecotype Queensland, Australia chromosome 1, CAtr_DNAZoo_HiC_assembly, whole genome shotgun sequence, the proteins below share one genomic window:
- the UBE2H gene encoding ubiquitin-conjugating enzyme E2 H isoform X1, producing MSSPQPGQAAGSDTDVVKLIESKHEVTILGGLNEFVVKFYGPQGTPYEGGVWKVRVDLPDKYPFKSPSIGFMNKIFHPNIDEASGTVCLDVINQTWTALYDLTNIFESFLPQLLAYPNPIDPLNGDAAAMYLHRPEEYKQKIKEYIQKYATEEALKEQEEGTGDSSSESSMSDFSEDEAQDMEL from the exons TATTGAGAGCAAACACGAAGTCACAATCCTAGGAGGACTCAACGAATTTGTTGTGAAGTTTTATGGACCACAAGGAA CACCATATGAAGGTGGAGTATGGAAAGTTAGAGTCGACCTTCCTGATAAATACCCTTTCAAATCCCCGTCTATAG GATTCATGAATAAAATTTTCCATCCTAACATCGATGAAGC GTCAGGAACTGTATGTCTAGATGTAATCAATCAAACTTGGACGGCTCTCTATG ATCTCACCAATATATTTGAATCgttcctgccccagctgctggcctATCCTAACCCCATAGATCCTCTAAATGGCGACGCTGCAGCCATGTACCTCCACCGACCAGAAGagtacaaacagaaaattaaag aatacattcagaaatatgCAACAGAAGAAGCACtaaaagaacaggaagaaggCACCGGGGACAGCTCATCCGAGAGCTCCATGTCCGACTTCTCGGAAGACGAGGCTCAGGATATGGAGTTGTAG
- the UBE2H gene encoding ubiquitin-conjugating enzyme E2 H isoform X2: MNKIFHPNIDEASGTVCLDVINQTWTALYDLTNIFESFLPQLLAYPNPIDPLNGDAAAMYLHRPEEYKQKIKEYIQKYATEEALKEQEEGTGDSSSESSMSDFSEDEAQDMEL, encoded by the exons ATGAATAAAATTTTCCATCCTAACATCGATGAAGC GTCAGGAACTGTATGTCTAGATGTAATCAATCAAACTTGGACGGCTCTCTATG ATCTCACCAATATATTTGAATCgttcctgccccagctgctggcctATCCTAACCCCATAGATCCTCTAAATGGCGACGCTGCAGCCATGTACCTCCACCGACCAGAAGagtacaaacagaaaattaaag aatacattcagaaatatgCAACAGAAGAAGCACtaaaagaacaggaagaaggCACCGGGGACAGCTCATCCGAGAGCTCCATGTCCGACTTCTCGGAAGACGAGGCTCAGGATATGGAGTTGTAG